AAAAGAATGCCATAAAAACCTTCCTTAGGCAAATTCTTAGTAAGCATTAACATTGAGTTCCTAAAGTTTAAAAAGGTCTTCCTAGGGTTACCTTGTTGTAATGTTGCTCCACCTACATGATACACAACAGCTTGTGAATTATATTTTATAATATGTCCTAGATTAATAGCGCGCCAGCATAAATCAATTTCTTCCTGATGCGCAAAAAAACCTTCATCAAAACCTTTTAAATCTTTATAAACAGCGCTTCTGATAAAAAAACAAGCTCCTGAGGCCCAAAACAATTCAGAATTGTCATTATACTGTCCGTTATCCTTTTCGATAGTATCAAAAATACGTCCTCTACAAAACGGATATCCATATTTATCAATAAATCCTCCTGCCGCCCCTGCATATTCAAAAGAAGATTTATCTTTAAAGTCAAGTATTTTTGGCTGAATGATAGCCGTCTTTGGTTCATTTACAAAAGTATCCAAAATAGGTTGTAACCAATTCTCCGTAACTTCAATATCTGAATTTACCAATGCATATATATCGGCATCTATATGTTTTAATGCTTCATTATATCCTTGAGCATATCCATAATTACCAGCATTTACTACAATTTTTACCGTAGGAAAATACTCTTTTACATAATCTACAGAACTATCTGTCGACGCATTATCAGCAACGTATATTGTAGCTTCTGGTGAAAACTGCACAACCGAAGGCAAAAATTGTTCTAATAATTTTACTCCATTCCAATTTAGAATGACAACTGCTATTTTATCCAAGTCGTTTGTGTTTTATTTATTAAGAGAATTGTAATTGGGTAATTCTCTGAGAAATTCATATTTTTCATTTTCAAAATCCATTTGACAAAAATAATGATGTAAACCATTCGTTACTGTCAAAAATTGTGCGTTCATAGTCATATTATAACGCGCAATCTGATCAAAAGTAGCTTGCGAAATTTTTACTTCAGGAGCTTTACATTCTACTAATATATAAATAGTACCATCAGGGTTGTAAACCACAATATCATACCGCTTTCGCAAACCATTGACTTTTAAAACCTTCTCTACATTTATAAGTGATTTAGGGTATTTTTTCTCAACCATTAAAAACTGAACCACATGTTGGCGAACCCATTCCTCAGGAGTAAGAATGATAAATTTTTTCCTGATTTCATCAAAAATAGACACTTTATTTTCGCTATTTTTGAACCGAAATATATAAGAGG
The nucleotide sequence above comes from Flavobacterium branchiarum. Encoded proteins:
- a CDS encoding glycosyltransferase family 2 protein, coding for MDKIAVVILNWNGVKLLEQFLPSVVQFSPEATIYVADNASTDSSVDYVKEYFPTVKIVVNAGNYGYAQGYNEALKHIDADIYALVNSDIEVTENWLQPILDTFVNEPKTAIIQPKILDFKDKSSFEYAGAAGGFIDKYGYPFCRGRIFDTIEKDNGQYNDNSELFWASGACFFIRSAVYKDLKGFDEGFFAHQEEIDLCWRAINLGHIIKYNSQAVVYHVGGATLQQGNPRKTFLNFRNSMLMLTKNLPKEGFYGILFARLVLDGIAGMQFLTQGKLKHTWAIIKAHFSFYSLFSMYYKKRNNLQTQEYFKVKSIVFLYYVKKISVFKDIFNNNQINNP
- a CDS encoding type I restriction enzyme HsdR N-terminal domain-containing protein, which encodes MQKLNFPSYIFRFKNSENKVSIFDEIRKKFIILTPEEWVRQHVVQFLMVEKKYPKSLINVEKVLKVNGLRKRYDIVVYNPDGTIYILVECKAPEVKISQATFDQIARYNMTMNAQFLTVTNGLHHYFCQMDFENEKYEFLRELPNYNSLNK